From one Simplicispira suum genomic stretch:
- a CDS encoding M14 family zinc carboxypeptidase — translation MGAALTRRGWACAALHRALRSLGALSLAMIGALAAAEPRLPLPPASVACTLLAPRLPGVSRANCEAAQLEESGAYSRKGVPLYWRDVVSKAPEGKASAEPLRVLVIGAIHGDELTAGALAMRWIALAGRAPRDVHWRFVPVANPDGLLARRPQRTNAKGVDLNRNFRTPGWDHDAPLHWKTRARKDPRRWPGTQALSEPETRFLNDQVERFEPQLVVSIHAPYGVLDFDGPVTPPRQLGALRLEQVGVFPGSLGHFGGLQKGLPVVTIELPNALRMPKEAEQRDMWADLLRWMDVRLPSDVREARGKERSKADPAS, via the coding sequence TTGGGTGCTGCATTGACTCGGCGGGGTTGGGCCTGCGCTGCGCTGCATCGGGCGCTGCGAAGCCTGGGCGCCTTGTCGTTGGCGATGATCGGTGCTCTGGCGGCTGCCGAGCCACGGTTGCCTTTGCCGCCTGCGTCGGTGGCCTGTACGTTGTTGGCGCCGCGCCTGCCCGGCGTTTCGCGCGCCAACTGCGAGGCGGCGCAACTGGAAGAGAGCGGCGCGTACTCGCGCAAGGGCGTGCCTTTGTACTGGCGCGACGTGGTCAGCAAGGCCCCTGAAGGAAAGGCGTCTGCGGAGCCCTTGCGGGTGTTGGTGATCGGAGCGATTCATGGTGACGAGCTGACGGCGGGCGCGCTTGCAATGCGCTGGATTGCACTGGCCGGCCGAGCCCCACGCGACGTGCACTGGCGCTTTGTTCCCGTGGCGAATCCAGATGGCTTGCTCGCGCGAAGACCCCAGCGGACCAATGCGAAGGGGGTGGATCTGAATCGCAATTTCCGCACGCCGGGCTGGGACCACGATGCCCCCTTGCATTGGAAAACGCGCGCCCGAAAAGACCCTCGGCGCTGGCCCGGGACGCAAGCGCTGTCCGAGCCCGAAACGCGTTTTCTGAACGATCAGGTCGAGCGCTTTGAACCCCAACTGGTGGTCAGTATTCACGCGCCGTATGGGGTGCTTGATTTTGACGGCCCCGTCACACCGCCGCGCCAGTTGGGCGCGCTGCGGCTGGAGCAAGTCGGCGTGTTTCCTGGCTCTCTGGGCCACTTCGGCGGTTTGCAAAAAGGTCTGCCGGTGGTGACTATCGAGTTACCGAATGCCTTGCGCATGCCCAAAGAGGCCGAGCAGCGCGACATGTGGGCCGATCTGCTGCGCTGGATGGATGTGCGCCTGCCGAGCGACGTGCGCGAGGCGCGAGGCAAGGAGCGTAGCAAGGCGGATCCGGCCTCCTGA
- a CDS encoding flavin reductase family protein — translation MFATGVTIVTARAADGHLVGLTANSFNSVSLNPPLVLWSLARIAASMAALSAGSHYAINVLAADQQALAEQFAARGVDRWAGVSHVPGVAGAPLLVGAVASFECFNRSRYEEGDHVIFVGQVERCTHRAGAAPLLYHGGRFFTEHPL, via the coding sequence ATGTTTGCCACCGGAGTCACCATCGTCACCGCAAGGGCGGCCGACGGGCATCTGGTGGGCCTGACAGCCAATTCCTTCAACTCGGTGTCGCTGAATCCTCCGCTGGTTTTGTGGAGTCTGGCGCGCATTGCCGCTTCCATGGCCGCACTCTCGGCCGGCTCGCACTATGCGATCAACGTGCTCGCGGCCGACCAGCAGGCCTTGGCAGAGCAATTTGCCGCGCGCGGGGTGGATCGCTGGGCTGGCGTGAGCCACGTGCCCGGCGTTGCGGGCGCGCCCTTGCTGGTAGGGGCAGTGGCGAGCTTTGAATGCTTCAATCGCAGCCGCTACGAAGAAGGCGACCACGTGATATTTGTCGGCCAGGTGGAGCGCTGTACCCATCGCGCCGGCGCCGCGCCGCTGCTCTACCACGGCGGGCGGTTCTTTACCGAACACCCGTTGTAG
- a CDS encoding TRAP transporter large permease, whose protein sequence is MNTLVLFALLFFCMAIGMPIAISLGLSSIVTIVFFSPDSLASMTIKMFETSEHYTLLAIPFFVLAGVLMSTGGVAKRMVNFAIAAVGHLRGGLAIASVLACMLFAAVSGSSPATVVAIGSIVIAGMVKNGYPMEFGAGVICNAGTLGILIPPSIVMVVYAAITEVSVGRIFLAGVVPGLVLGLMLMTAVWWRAGKLKTTPPPKASMGEVLRALRESMWGLALLVIIMGGIYGGIFTPTEAAAVSAVYALFVAVFIYRDLGFKDLPHVFLEAGRTTVMLMFIVANALLFAHVLTTERIPQTIAEQIVGMGMAPWMFLVVVNVILLIAGNFMEPTGIILILAPIFFPIATQLGIDPIHLGIIMVVNMEIGMVTPPVGLNLFVTAGVTGMNLVQVTRAALPWLSVLLIFLVMVTYIPQISLFLPNLLMGN, encoded by the coding sequence ATGAACACGCTGGTACTGTTTGCGCTGCTGTTTTTCTGTATGGCGATCGGTATGCCGATTGCGATCAGCCTTGGGCTCTCGAGCATCGTTACCATCGTTTTCTTCTCGCCGGACTCCCTGGCGAGCATGACGATCAAGATGTTCGAGACCAGCGAGCACTACACGCTGCTGGCAATCCCGTTTTTCGTTCTGGCGGGCGTGTTGATGTCTACCGGTGGCGTCGCCAAGCGCATGGTGAACTTTGCCATCGCCGCTGTCGGGCATCTGCGAGGCGGCCTCGCCATCGCCTCGGTGCTCGCTTGCATGCTGTTTGCGGCGGTGTCGGGCTCCAGCCCCGCCACGGTGGTGGCCATCGGCTCCATCGTGATCGCAGGCATGGTGAAAAACGGTTACCCGATGGAGTTTGGCGCGGGCGTCATCTGCAACGCCGGAACCCTGGGTATTTTGATTCCACCGTCCATCGTGATGGTGGTCTATGCCGCCATCACCGAAGTTTCGGTGGGCCGCATATTTCTCGCCGGTGTGGTTCCAGGATTGGTACTGGGACTGATGTTGATGACCGCCGTCTGGTGGCGTGCGGGCAAACTCAAGACCACGCCGCCGCCTAAGGCCAGCATGGGCGAGGTGCTGCGCGCGCTGCGCGAGTCCATGTGGGGCCTGGCGCTTCTGGTCATCATCATGGGCGGTATCTACGGCGGGATCTTCACGCCCACCGAAGCGGCAGCCGTATCCGCTGTGTACGCCTTGTTCGTCGCTGTGTTCATTTACCGCGACCTGGGTTTCAAGGACCTTCCGCATGTCTTCCTGGAAGCCGGACGCACCACCGTGATGCTGATGTTCATCGTGGCCAACGCCTTGCTGTTTGCCCACGTGCTGACCACCGAGCGCATTCCGCAGACCATTGCCGAACAGATCGTCGGCATGGGCATGGCGCCGTGGATGTTTCTTGTGGTGGTGAACGTGATCCTCTTGATCGCGGGCAACTTCATGGAGCCCACGGGCATCATCCTGATTCTGGCGCCGATCTTCTTCCCCATCGCCACGCAACTCGGCATCGACCCGATTCACCTGGGCATTATCATGGTGGTGAACATGGAGATCGGCATGGTGACACCGCCTGTGGGACTGAACCTGTTTGTTACGGCGGGGGTCACTGGCATGAACCTGGTGCAAGTGACCAGGGCGGCGCTCCCTTGGCTCTCGGTACTGTTGATATTCTTGGTGATGGTCACCTACATCCCGCAGATCAGCCTGTTCTTGCCGAACTTGCTCATGGGAAATTGA
- a CDS encoding TRAP transporter small permease, with amino-acid sequence MKFFDRLEEWIISLMLLAMTGLTFYQVVLRYVFNSGLSWALELTTVFFAVMIFIGVPYGVRVSSHIGVDALVKLLPSRQVRVVGILATLLCLLYVGFVFTGSMEYVLKMKQVGIELEDMPIERWVVLAVMPVGMALTAFRFLQILYDLVTGRSEGLRLADEAAEAMSLKAKEDDV; translated from the coding sequence ATGAAATTTTTTGACCGTCTTGAAGAGTGGATCATTTCGCTCATGCTGCTGGCCATGACCGGCCTGACCTTCTACCAAGTGGTTCTGCGCTACGTGTTCAACAGCGGCCTTTCCTGGGCGCTGGAACTGACCACAGTGTTCTTTGCCGTCATGATCTTCATCGGGGTGCCCTATGGCGTGCGCGTGAGTTCGCATATCGGTGTGGACGCACTCGTTAAATTGCTGCCTTCGCGCCAGGTGCGCGTGGTGGGCATCCTCGCCACCTTGCTGTGCTTGTTGTATGTCGGCTTTGTCTTTACCGGCTCGATGGAGTATGTGCTCAAGATGAAGCAGGTTGGCATCGAACTGGAAGACATGCCCATCGAGCGCTGGGTTGTGCTGGCGGTCATGCCGGTGGGGATGGCGCTGACTGCCTTTCGGTTTCTTCAGATCCTCTACGACCTGGTGACTGGCCGCAGCGAAGGTTTGCGCCTTGCCGATGAAGCTGCCGAGGCGATGAGCCTGAAGGCCAAGGAGGATGACGTATGA
- a CDS encoding TRAP transporter substrate-binding protein, whose protein sequence is MKFTLKLLAASALLSLGFTAHAAPIVIKYSHVVADVTPKGKAALKFKELAEKALPGKVEVQVFPNSQLFGDGKEMEALLLGDVQVIAPSLAKFGKYTPKLQIFDLPFLFDDLQAVDRFQASPEGQSLLNSMTKKGITGLGYMHNGMKQLSANTKLSMPADAKGLKFRIQASDVLEAQFKAVGGNPQKISFSEVYQALQTGVVDGTENPWSNIYSKKFHEVQKYIMESDHGALDYMVITNTKWWDGLPADIRKTLKSAMDESIAYGNKVAFQEGLEFKDKIIADKKAEVVPMTKEQKTAWRTAMKPVWKQFEGEIGKDLISAAERANK, encoded by the coding sequence ATGAAATTCACCCTGAAGCTGCTCGCCGCCAGTGCCCTGCTCTCGCTCGGCTTTACCGCCCACGCTGCGCCCATCGTCATCAAGTACAGCCACGTTGTGGCCGACGTGACGCCCAAGGGCAAGGCGGCGCTCAAGTTCAAGGAACTCGCCGAAAAGGCGCTGCCTGGCAAGGTGGAGGTCCAGGTCTTCCCCAACAGCCAGCTGTTCGGCGATGGCAAGGAAATGGAAGCCTTGCTGCTGGGCGACGTGCAGGTCATTGCACCGTCGCTTGCCAAGTTCGGCAAGTACACGCCCAAGCTGCAGATCTTTGACCTGCCCTTCCTGTTCGATGATCTCCAGGCCGTGGACCGCTTCCAGGCCAGCCCGGAAGGCCAGTCGCTTCTCAACTCGATGACCAAGAAGGGCATCACCGGTCTTGGGTACATGCACAACGGCATGAAGCAGCTGTCGGCCAACACCAAACTGTCCATGCCTGCAGACGCCAAAGGTCTGAAGTTCCGCATCCAGGCGTCCGATGTGCTGGAAGCGCAGTTCAAGGCGGTCGGTGGCAATCCGCAGAAAATCTCATTCTCCGAGGTCTACCAGGCGCTGCAGACCGGCGTGGTCGATGGCACCGAGAACCCCTGGTCCAACATCTACAGCAAGAAGTTCCACGAAGTACAAAAATACATCATGGAAAGCGACCACGGCGCGCTCGACTACATGGTCATCACCAACACCAAATGGTGGGATGGGCTGCCGGCCGATATTCGCAAAACTCTGAAGTCGGCCATGGATGAATCCATCGCCTACGGAAACAAGGTGGCCTTCCAGGAAGGGCTGGAGTTCAAGGACAAGATCATTGCCGACAAGAAAGCCGAAGTGGTCCCCATGACGAAGGAGCAAAAGACTGCCTGGCGCACCGCGATGAAGCCGGTGTGGAAGCAGTTTGAAGGCGAGATCGGCAAGGACTTGATCAGCGCTGCCGAGCGCGCCAACAAGTAA
- a CDS encoding DctP family TRAP transporter solute-binding subunit: MPSRIAHALSRRHALLAGAALGLAAGSRGLRAASGAFTIRFAHVVAEDTPKGLAARRFQALVQERSGGRITVTIYPEAQLYGDHDEVQALQLGAVEILAPSLSKFGRIGFPEFELFDLPYFFPDVAGVRRITQGALGQRMLARLERQRLVGLGFMDNGFKHMSANRPLLEVADFAGQRMRIQASRVIAAQMRALGAQPVTLAFSETRRALAAGVVDGTENPISNFWTQGMQEVQTDLSLTEHGYLGYAVVTSQRFWLALSASDRALVRDAMGQALAFGNQIADTQNEKALAALRTYAGTRIHPLTPAQKGRLRAAVQSVHTGLAQRIGADWLEEARAALERMP; encoded by the coding sequence ATGCCCAGCCGGATCGCACACGCACTCTCGCGGCGCCACGCCTTGCTCGCCGGCGCTGCGCTTGGACTTGCCGCAGGCAGCAGGGGTCTGCGCGCGGCGTCCGGCGCGTTCACGATCCGGTTTGCGCATGTGGTCGCCGAAGACACGCCCAAAGGCCTGGCGGCGCGGCGGTTCCAGGCCCTGGTGCAGGAGCGCTCGGGCGGGCGCATCACGGTCACCATCTACCCCGAGGCCCAGCTTTACGGAGACCACGACGAAGTGCAGGCGCTGCAGCTGGGGGCGGTGGAGATCCTGGCGCCCTCGCTGTCGAAATTTGGCCGCATCGGGTTCCCCGAGTTCGAGCTGTTTGACCTGCCCTATTTTTTTCCTGATGTTGCGGGTGTGCGGCGCATCACGCAGGGCGCTCTGGGTCAGCGCATGCTGGCCCGGTTGGAGCGCCAGCGTCTGGTGGGCCTGGGTTTTATGGACAACGGTTTCAAGCACATGAGCGCCAACCGACCGCTGCTGGAAGTGGCGGACTTTGCGGGCCAGCGTATGCGCATCCAGGCGTCGCGCGTGATTGCAGCGCAAATGCGCGCCTTGGGCGCGCAGCCGGTGACGCTCGCTTTCAGCGAAACGCGCCGCGCTCTGGCTGCGGGGGTGGTTGACGGCACCGAAAACCCGATCTCCAACTTCTGGACCCAGGGCATGCAAGAGGTACAGACGGACTTGAGCCTGACAGAACACGGCTATCTGGGCTATGCGGTGGTCACCAGCCAGCGCTTCTGGCTGGCCCTGAGCGCGAGCGACCGTGCGCTGGTCCGCGACGCCATGGGACAGGCCCTGGCGTTCGGCAACCAGATTGCCGATACACAGAACGAGAAGGCCCTGGCTGCTCTTCGTACCTACGCGGGAACACGCATTCATCCGCTGACGCCAGCTCAGAAAGGGCGCTTGCGCGCTGCGGTGCAGAGCGTGCACACCGGTCTGGCACAACGCATTGGCGCAGACTGGCTCGAGGAAGCCCGCGCAGCGCTGGAGCGGATGCCATGA
- a CDS encoding sensor histidine kinase, translating to MQPLPRTPPLDFALLQQTPSGQAPRGRRTLWWLLGLLLLVVASVVALVLYLNAFEHEEEERRRVSDGQWLEQSVRFHFVRLEEDLRVLARQALQRPDVSPRAAPSVQGGLLWNQPGAILWHGWQAYDPDQPGANQPEDLRQARAANPWNDEALSSMLDIAVGLRRSSYAGPLRDAQGNATDVVWLAVPYFERGEFLGNYLAALSMKACVDGLVPAWFHQTHRVRLADDPALAPVSQQSSAYAPYLAAMNLPGTDMFIEIAPLRAQPAMVPRLFLTVALLFLAGMLVSLLALRRDIGKRQRVQALLQAQMVLRTAMEDSVTIGMRAWAPDGQILYVNEAFCRMVGYSTAELVGRRAPMPYWPANRADEINVMHQDVIAQGTRSEGLEVQFQHRDGHLVDVLIHEAPLATASGEPVGWMSSVLDISEKKRAERLAAQQQERLEASGRLVAVGEAASTLAHELNQPLGALSSFAHGLLNRLKSRSVTADEIERVVQRMARLSDKAGGIIQRVNAFARRRELVLAPVDLARFVQRCIASHPRADAVRVEWSATPGGVWVQADELLLEHVLNNLLANACAWSVHSGKPARVRVSLACAHAERMASVSVADNGPGVAEADREQIFNAFFSTQEGGMGMGLAICRSIVEAHHGRIEVGRDPELGGARFTVWLPLVPSAAAGTKETT from the coding sequence ATGCAACCCTTGCCACGCACGCCGCCGCTTGACTTCGCCCTGCTGCAGCAGACCCCGTCCGGACAGGCGCCGCGCGGGCGTCGCACGCTGTGGTGGCTGCTGGGGCTGCTGCTTCTGGTGGTGGCCTCGGTGGTGGCGCTGGTGCTGTATCTCAACGCTTTCGAGCACGAAGAAGAAGAGCGCCGCCGTGTCTCGGACGGCCAGTGGCTGGAGCAAAGCGTGCGCTTTCACTTTGTGCGGTTGGAGGAAGATCTGCGGGTGCTGGCCCGGCAGGCGCTGCAACGCCCCGATGTCAGCCCCCGCGCCGCGCCCAGCGTACAAGGAGGGCTGCTGTGGAACCAGCCCGGCGCCATTCTCTGGCACGGCTGGCAGGCTTACGACCCGGATCAGCCTGGAGCCAACCAACCCGAGGACCTGCGCCAGGCGCGTGCCGCCAACCCCTGGAACGACGAAGCGCTGTCGAGCATGCTCGACATTGCCGTCGGCCTGCGCCGCTCCAGCTATGCCGGCCCGCTGCGCGACGCACAAGGCAATGCCACCGACGTCGTGTGGCTGGCCGTACCTTATTTCGAACGCGGCGAGTTTTTGGGCAACTACCTGGCGGCGCTGTCGATGAAGGCCTGCGTGGACGGGCTGGTGCCCGCCTGGTTTCATCAAACGCACCGGGTGCGTCTGGCCGATGACCCGGCGCTGGCACCCGTATCGCAGCAAAGTTCTGCCTATGCGCCTTACCTCGCAGCGATGAATCTTCCCGGCACCGACATGTTCATCGAGATTGCGCCGCTGCGCGCGCAGCCGGCCATGGTGCCGCGCCTGTTTCTCACGGTGGCGCTGCTGTTTCTGGCTGGCATGCTGGTCAGCTTGCTGGCCTTGCGGCGCGACATCGGCAAGCGCCAACGCGTGCAGGCGCTGCTGCAGGCCCAGATGGTGCTGCGCACGGCCATGGAGGATTCGGTCACCATCGGCATGCGCGCCTGGGCCCCCGACGGACAGATTTTGTACGTGAACGAAGCCTTTTGCCGCATGGTGGGCTACAGCACCGCCGAACTGGTAGGCCGCCGCGCACCCATGCCGTACTGGCCGGCCAACCGTGCCGACGAAATCAACGTGATGCACCAGGACGTGATTGCGCAGGGAACGCGCAGCGAAGGCCTGGAGGTGCAGTTCCAGCACCGCGACGGTCACCTGGTAGACGTGTTGATCCACGAAGCGCCGCTGGCCACCGCCAGCGGCGAACCGGTGGGCTGGATGAGTTCTGTTCTGGACATTAGCGAGAAGAAGCGCGCCGAGCGACTGGCTGCACAGCAGCAAGAACGCCTGGAGGCGTCTGGGCGCCTGGTGGCGGTGGGCGAAGCCGCATCCACGCTGGCACACGAACTCAACCAACCGCTGGGCGCGCTGAGCAGCTTTGCCCATGGCTTGCTCAACCGATTGAAAAGCCGCAGCGTCACGGCCGACGAGATTGAACGCGTAGTGCAACGCATGGCGCGCCTGTCGGACAAGGCGGGGGGCATCATCCAGCGTGTCAACGCCTTTGCGCGGCGGCGCGAACTGGTCCTGGCGCCGGTAGACCTGGCCCGTTTCGTGCAGCGCTGCATCGCCAGCCATCCGCGCGCCGATGCGGTGCGCGTGGAATGGTCGGCCACACCGGGTGGCGTTTGGGTGCAAGCCGACGAGCTGCTGCTCGAACATGTGCTGAACAACCTGCTTGCCAACGCCTGCGCCTGGTCTGTGCACAGCGGCAAGCCGGCGCGGGTGCGCGTCTCGCTGGCCTGCGCGCACGCAGAGCGCATGGCGAGCGTCTCGGTAGCCGACAACGGGCCCGGCGTGGCCGAGGCAGACCGCGAACAAATTTTCAACGCCTTCTTCAGCACACAGGAAGGCGGAATGGGCATGGGCCTGGCCATTTGCCGCTCCATCGTCGAAGCACACCACGGGCGCATCGAAGTGGGACGCGACCCCGAACTGGGCGGCGCCCGGTTCACGGTCTGGCTGCCGCTGGTGCCGAGCGCAGCCGCTGGAACCAAAGAAACGACATGA
- a CDS encoding response regulator transcription factor: MNRIAIHIVDDDADVRDGLAWLFDSRGYHAATWSGGDAFLHGIGKLAPDWDHAVVLMDIRMEPLSGLATFERLQQMGCPWPVLFLTGHGDVGMAVAAVKNGAWDFLEKPFQDNLLVDRIEQALAAASAQRATDLQTQRLRAALASLSQREREVLAELIRGHYNKTIADHLGITQRTVEFHRANIFNKLGVQSAIELAHQLGRLGALPGTSGESTE, encoded by the coding sequence ATGAACCGCATCGCCATCCATATCGTTGACGACGACGCCGACGTGCGCGACGGCCTGGCCTGGCTGTTCGATTCGCGTGGCTACCACGCGGCCACCTGGTCGGGCGGTGACGCTTTCCTGCACGGCATCGGCAAGCTGGCACCCGACTGGGACCACGCCGTGGTGCTGATGGACATCCGCATGGAGCCGCTCTCGGGCCTGGCCACGTTCGAGCGCCTGCAGCAAATGGGCTGTCCATGGCCAGTGCTGTTTCTCACCGGGCACGGCGACGTGGGCATGGCCGTGGCAGCCGTCAAGAACGGGGCCTGGGATTTTCTGGAAAAACCCTTTCAGGACAACCTGCTGGTGGACCGCATCGAGCAGGCCCTGGCCGCCGCCAGCGCGCAGCGCGCCACCGACCTGCAGACCCAGCGCCTGCGCGCCGCACTGGCCAGCCTGAGTCAGCGCGAGCGCGAGGTGCTGGCCGAGCTGATCCGCGGCCACTACAACAAGACCATTGCCGACCATCTGGGCATCACCCAGCGCACAGTGGAGTTTCACCGAGCCAATATTTTCAACAAGCTGGGCGTGCAATCGGCGATCGAACTGGCGCACCAACTGGGCCGGCTTGGTGCCTTGCCGGGAACGTCCGGCGAAAGCACGGAATGA
- a CDS encoding SH3 domain-containing protein, producing the protein MIRLKSLPSLFTALALLACSAAVSARDMVAVNRPEINMRSGAGTQHEALWVLSRGYPLEVLGRKGKWLKVRDFENDRGWVYRPLTSTRTPHHVVKVHVLNIRSAPSLKSRVLAKAARGEILKTLERKRDWVKIKQEGGPTGWVSRRLVWGW; encoded by the coding sequence ATGATCCGATTGAAATCGCTGCCTTCCCTCTTCACCGCTCTGGCCCTGCTGGCCTGCAGCGCCGCCGTAAGCGCCCGCGACATGGTGGCGGTCAACCGTCCCGAGATCAACATGCGCTCGGGCGCAGGCACCCAGCACGAAGCGCTGTGGGTCCTCAGCCGCGGTTATCCACTGGAAGTTCTTGGGCGCAAGGGCAAATGGCTCAAGGTGCGCGATTTTGAAAATGACCGGGGCTGGGTCTACCGGCCGCTGACCAGCACGCGCACGCCACACCACGTTGTCAAGGTCCATGTGCTGAACATTCGCAGCGCCCCCAGCCTCAAGAGCCGCGTGCTGGCCAAGGCCGCACGCGGCGAGATTCTCAAAACCCTGGAGCGCAAGCGCGACTGGGTCAAGATCAAACAGGAAGGCGGCCCCACCGGCTGGGTGTCGAGGCGACTCGTGTGGGGCTGGTAG
- a CDS encoding MOSC domain-containing protein → MRVLSLNIGRCQRLHIGERSVLSGIGKRPVSGPMAVARLGLEGDEQADLSAHGGLDKAVYAYPAQHYAFWHDARRQRGLGLPDETLPPGFMGENLTVEGLLESEVYVGDRLHFPHCVLRVTAPREPCYKFDAVMGFALAGRTMARAGNCGYYLAVDQPGSIAAGQEAWLQPGQRALSIAQAIAGKWAKHAR, encoded by the coding sequence CTGCGCGTGCTCAGCCTCAACATCGGCCGCTGCCAGCGCCTGCACATTGGCGAGCGCAGTGTGCTCTCTGGCATAGGCAAGCGCCCGGTGAGCGGGCCCATGGCCGTGGCGCGTCTGGGCCTGGAAGGGGACGAGCAAGCCGACCTCAGCGCGCACGGCGGCCTGGACAAGGCGGTCTACGCCTACCCGGCGCAGCACTACGCGTTCTGGCACGACGCGCGCCGACAGCGCGGCTTGGGTCTGCCGGACGAAACACTGCCGCCAGGGTTCATGGGCGAGAACCTCACGGTGGAGGGTTTGCTGGAGAGCGAGGTGTATGTGGGTGACCGCCTGCATTTCCCCCACTGCGTGCTGCGCGTCACCGCGCCGCGCGAGCCCTGCTACAAGTTCGATGCCGTCATGGGTTTCGCACTGGCCGGGCGCACCATGGCGCGGGCGGGAAACTGCGGCTACTACCTGGCTGTGGACCAGCCAGGGAGCATTGCGGCAGGACAAGAGGCCTGGCTGCAGCCTGGCCAGCGGGCGCTGAGCATTGCGCAGGCGATCGCTGGCAAGTGGGCCAAACACGCACGCTAG
- the minE gene encoding cell division topological specificity factor MinE yields MASFLSFLLGEKKKTASVAKERLQIILAHERSGRSAAEPDYLPALQRELVAVISKYVKINPDDLKVSLERQDNLEVLEVKIELPETAR; encoded by the coding sequence ATGGCGTCATTCCTCTCCTTCCTGCTGGGCGAAAAGAAGAAAACCGCCAGCGTCGCCAAGGAACGCCTGCAAATCATCCTGGCGCACGAACGCAGCGGCCGCAGCGCCGCCGAGCCCGACTACCTGCCGGCGCTGCAGCGCGAGCTGGTGGCGGTGATCAGCAAGTACGTGAAGATCAACCCGGACGATCTCAAGGTCAGCCTGGAGCGCCAGGACAACCTGGAGGTGTTGGAGGTGAAGATAGAACTGCCGGAAACAGCGCGCTGA
- the minD gene encoding septum site-determining protein MinD has product MAKIVVVTSGKGGVGKTTTSAAFASGLALRGHKTAVIDFDVGLRNLDLIMGCERRVVYDLINVIQGEANLNQALIKDKNSENLFVLAASQTRDKDALTVEGVGKILEDLAAMDFEYIVCDSPAGIESGALMAMHFADEALLVTNPEVSSVRDSDRILGMLGSKTKRAIEGGEAIKEHLLITRYNPGRVQEGQMLSLEDIQDILRIKLIGVIPESEVVLQASNQGLPAIHLQGTDVSEAYKDVIDRFLGEDKPLRFIDAEKPGFFKRLFGSK; this is encoded by the coding sequence ATGGCCAAAATCGTCGTCGTGACTTCCGGTAAAGGTGGCGTGGGCAAGACCACCACCAGTGCCGCCTTTGCTTCCGGCCTTGCCTTGCGCGGCCACAAGACCGCCGTGATCGACTTTGACGTCGGCCTGCGCAACCTCGATCTGATCATGGGGTGCGAGCGCCGCGTGGTGTACGACCTGATCAACGTGATCCAGGGTGAGGCCAACCTGAACCAGGCGCTCATCAAGGACAAGAACAGCGAGAACCTGTTCGTGCTTGCCGCCAGCCAGACGCGCGACAAGGACGCGCTCACGGTCGAGGGTGTCGGCAAGATCCTCGAAGACCTGGCGGCAATGGACTTTGAATACATCGTCTGCGACTCGCCCGCCGGCATCGAGAGCGGCGCCCTCATGGCCATGCACTTTGCCGACGAGGCGCTGCTGGTGACGAATCCCGAAGTGTCCTCGGTGCGCGACTCGGACCGCATCCTGGGCATGCTGGGCAGCAAGACCAAGCGCGCCATCGAAGGGGGCGAAGCCATCAAGGAGCATCTGCTCATCACCCGCTACAACCCCGGCCGCGTGCAGGAGGGGCAGATGCTGAGCCTGGAAGACATCCAGGACATTCTGCGCATCAAGCTCATTGGCGTCATTCCGGAATCCGAGGTGGTGCTGCAGGCGTCCAACCAGGGGCTGCCCGCCATCCACCTGCAGGGTACCGACGTCTCGGAAGCCTACAAGGACGTGATCGACCGCTTTCTGGGCGAAGACAAGCCGCTGCGCTTCATCGACGCCGAGAAACCCGGCTTCTTCAAACGCCTGTTCGGGAGCAAGTAA